The segment CACCGGATCGACGTTGCAGAGGCCCAGCAGGTAGCCGACCATCGTGCCGACGCCCGAGCCACGGGCACCGACCGGGATGCCATTCTCGCGGGCGTAGTTGCAGAAGTCCCAGACGATGAGGAAGTAGCTGCAAAAGCCCTTGCCCGCGATAACGCCGATCTCTTTCTCCAGGCGCTCGCGCACGGCCGTGTCGACGTCGGTCGTGCCGTAGCGCCAGACGAGGCCGTCTTCGCACAGCTGCCGCATGTACGCCTCGTCAGCGGCGTGGTCGGTCTTATTGTCGAAGTCGCTCGGCACTTTGTAGACCGGCGCGTACTGCTTGCCGAAGTCGAGCTCGACGTTGCACTCGTTGGCGATGCGTCGCGTGTTGGCGTAGGCGTCGCCCAGGCCGGTCAGAGCCTCGCGCATCTCGGCGGGGCTCTTGAGGTAGAGCTCCTTCGGATAAATCAGTCGGCCTTCGTCGTCGTGCTGTTTGCCCGTGGAAATGCAGCAGAGGCAGTTGTGGGCGAAGTGGTCTTCCTTCTCCAGCCAGTGGACGTCGTTGGTCCCAACCACGCCGACGCCGAGGCGGTTGGCCAGGTCGACGAGATCGGGGTTGACCTCGTTTTGTTCCTGAATGCCGTTGCCCTGAACTTCGATGTAGAAGCGTTCCTCGCCGAAGATGCCGGCGTACATCTCGGCGATGCTCTTGGCCTTCTGCTTGTCGTGCTTCAGGTAGGCCGACGCGACCTCGCCACCAAGGCAGGCGCTGGTGCCGATGAGCCCGCCGCTGAACTCTTGCAGGATCTCTTTGTCGATCCGCGGCTTGTAGTAGAAACCTTCCTTGTAGCTCAGGCTCGACAGCTTGAGCAGGTTGCGATAGCCCTCCAGGTTCTGTGCCAGCAGCAGCAGGTGGTAGGCCGACTCGCCCGGCTTGGTCGTGCGATCGTCACGACGCGTCGGCGAGATGTAGGCCTCCATGCCAAGGATCGGCTTGACGCCCGCGTCGACGCACGTCTGGTAGTGCTCGATCAGGCCAAACAGTGCGCCGTGATCAGTGATCGCGACGGCGTCCATGCCGTGCTCTTTGGTGCGATGGACCAGGTCCTTGACCCGACACGCCCCGTCGAGCATGGAGTAGTGCGTGTGGACGTGCAGATGAACAAAGCCGTCCGTGGTCGCGTCGCCGGGCATCGGCGGAGTCTAAGGAAGGCCCACGCCGCACAAAGCCGGAGCGGGCAGCGTGTCAGCTTCTCCACGCCTCGCCCTAGCGGGCTGGGCGTTGCGTCCTCTTGGGCAGCCGGTGACGTGTCAGAAGCCCTTGCCGATTTCGTCTTCCTCGCCTAGGACCCACCAGACGCCATCGCGCACCATGTTGCGGAAGATGCGGTTGGAGTACTGCTCCTTCCTGTCGCCCAGGCCGATGTAGAAGACCCGGCCGCCTTCGAACTCCTGGCACCAGACGATCGGGTGGAAGCCCTCCATCTTCTTGCTCGGCTCGGCCTCGTAGCTGTCACCGTCGAGTGAGAGGAGCACGTGCAGATCGGGCTGTACCTCCTTGAAGTTGTACCACTCGTCGAACACGGTCCAAGGATTCGGCACGCCGGCCATGGTCGGGTGCTCGGCGTCTTCGACGATGACGTCGGCCGGCTGCGGCTTCGGGTGGTTCTTGAATCGGGCACCGATCATCCGCCCGAACCAAGGCCAGCCGTGCTCGGTGTCGGTCGCCGCGTGAATGCCCACCACACCGCCGCCGCCTT is part of the Planctomycetota bacterium genome and harbors:
- a CDS encoding PHP domain-containing protein, producing MPGDATTDGFVHLHVHTHYSMLDGACRVKDLVHRTKEHGMDAVAITDHGALFGLIEHYQTCVDAGVKPILGMEAYISPTRRDDRTTKPGESAYHLLLLAQNLEGYRNLLKLSSLSYKEGFYYKPRIDKEILQEFSGGLIGTSACLGGEVASAYLKHDKQKAKSIAEMYAGIFGEERFYIEVQGNGIQEQNEVNPDLVDLANRLGVGVVGTNDVHWLEKEDHFAHNCLCCISTGKQHDDEGRLIYPKELYLKSPAEMREALTGLGDAYANTRRIANECNVELDFGKQYAPVYKVPSDFDNKTDHAADEAYMRQLCEDGLVWRYGTTDVDTAVRERLEKEIGVIAGKGFCSYFLIVWDFCNYARENGIPVGARGSGVGTMVGYLLGLCNVDPV